A single window of Alkalispirochaeta americana DNA harbors:
- a CDS encoding alpha-2-macroglobulin family protein: MSNSSPSGKRLSSIAAGILHSALLGTLLGVVLLGTALSCSRGETAQTTPGDQGASPHDAIRTARDFQVPSSFLQGTLVYYRPDRDESGCVEATQHGQGDLLETAEPVRPLDWGPRDELPTENRRPRVYVTFDQPLVPLAMLGTEQRESSVLTLDPPIPGRYRWYGSRTIAFTPDEPIDGQRPIRVSLGQALLSGDGSALHRDYRDFSFSFFREHLDLVQVLPDGGDQIPNPLQLPPDQRRFTLLFNGPVDPDHVKNYIRLEVGQREGAGQKETEEKKTSPPEAPGFSLTHPRHESVQGDLNLRARSLVLELEEALPENREIRIILEAGASPFPGYIATTGDSVHTFHTITPFKKTGFSTRSYAFARSPQGDSNPLYIEFSHPLDKDSLDGNITVSLDLKDEAVTEFLDVHRQILRVNNLPVVYESTYTLTLGANLRDIYGRTLGTPRDLTIEVPRATRYSHFPNRGSRFLEAQFEPKIIFEHQNIDDGVWLAASIDDPFESFPAERLEPYDFSDVPENTRWFDVLNLSPYLKANGTGWVGLSWNFAEKNHRGERPSWAQANLQLQVTNLGLSVRYGYNRVLVWVRDLRDNNPVAGAMVSLLPSSRETDHGHRALTDSRGLAAIDIAPGVFRGIYTNRNDWDDFIIRVKSDSDLVEFKPNHSHNAWAQGIRASRNPGGIEDPQRATFLFNDRGIYRPGETITFRGIDRDLILGEYQVYQGDYTIKLVSSDWRAQGDYGSISGITTENGGFHGSFELPREMNPGFYYLEYAREGAPAHDRERLPVQVAYFRRAAFSVSLQPPDYQVLAGEQAAVGISAEYLAGGAMTAAPYHYDLSREPVVYQPPGREWEDYRFGPKQPRTGRSHLAQGQGQLDNTGRALEQISFDFSGTARGVPQKYQIEARVQDADSQEIAGRTSFIVHPAEIYAAMRISRKTRGHWGGYFVEAQTPFQVDLRLARIDGSLPPEDYPGKDTFELEVVRTEWKMVQQQGLGGRIHTRYEPEEVTVLRREISFRNSAGRLELNLPESGSYTLRLDGTDSQGRAVLTELELYASGSGFTRWGGDTARSIRLQPDRAVYQAGDLARIFVQTPLPRGEYLLTTEREGLLSHEIITIEGSQSVIEIPLEEAHVPVLYVMLTSASERQETPSSYFEPDLGKPRGYFGAALLEIDPDPRRFDIEINPSRQGYAPGETARVQLRVSRQGHPLEGAEVTLMATDRGVLDLIDHRVPDPVSFFYNPGRFPLGTAGADSRSLLIDPVTYDITSLQGGEAGAGKGMDRSDFRPTAFFEPFLTSDADGLIEVDINLPDTLTTYRLTALGVKDNTFALEESELLVSSPLPMRASLPRKLRERDTARAGVVLRNLSGTSRNVRITLDLQAPPDGDSPAGLVLDGAEEITLTLENNESREVSFQIGALRQGTYDLVFDLHARDIEGDIFQDRLRASLEVERGITSESVAVFGTVPPGTGEDPGKVREGFSFPHAAAPGFGELRLQFHTTRLHQLSREVAALDEIWHVSLSSRIARLTSPLLLGKGFTELTGRRGDHQEDLRTLVAEIETLQHSDGGFVEFTDLLAGITSSNPWTTLRTAHFLAEYTRLYEEELPRGLDKESLGLYLGRLVQDSRQDIHLRSYAFFAGSLLQGTSLGAARTLLQEETALGMDCLGLIALGVLQNPKDPGAAETIARDVLRKMMNLVNISPRGVEFLQTYQARHYFDSPARRLSLLSLLLETLEPDSPHLDRVAHSLVQELTAQNWSGRDDLLWGVRALARPLAHGDTSHIESPEEEALGVSINETEVLSAKAPGLYDGTDLFTFPLHEPPLSALPRDTEVPLELFLQGSRDLHYAAVMTYALPGEILHSRDEGLGVNRWIETLEGETLAAQELQRGETYRMVIHLEAPSQYYNLALRAPLPSGAEVIDGSLKTSGQYTARGGIEQRSWQRETQYGDTREYIDEGYLYPGPDGWHHHSLQPIRRIFDSEIQYYFSSFYAGSQTISFLFRALYPGMYPLPPARAELLQEPEVFGRTAGTLSIIQ, encoded by the coding sequence ATGTCCAATAGTAGCCCGTCAGGAAAAAGGCTCTCGTCTATCGCAGCAGGCATCCTGCATTCTGCTTTGCTCGGCACGTTGCTGGGGGTGGTCCTGCTGGGGACAGCCCTCTCCTGCAGCCGGGGAGAAACGGCACAGACCACCCCTGGGGACCAAGGCGCCTCCCCGCATGATGCGATCCGGACCGCCCGGGATTTTCAAGTCCCATCCTCCTTTCTCCAGGGAACTCTGGTCTACTACCGGCCCGATCGTGACGAATCAGGCTGCGTCGAAGCAACTCAGCACGGACAGGGAGACCTCCTGGAAACGGCAGAACCGGTTCGCCCCCTTGACTGGGGTCCCCGGGATGAACTACCCACCGAAAACAGGCGGCCCCGGGTGTATGTAACCTTCGATCAGCCCCTGGTGCCCCTGGCCATGCTCGGCACGGAACAACGGGAAAGCTCTGTGCTGACTCTGGACCCACCGATTCCCGGACGATATCGCTGGTACGGCTCCCGCACCATCGCCTTCACCCCCGACGAACCAATCGACGGCCAGCGACCGATCCGGGTCAGCCTGGGGCAGGCCCTTCTTTCCGGAGACGGGTCTGCTCTCCACAGGGACTATCGGGACTTTAGCTTCAGTTTTTTCCGGGAACATCTGGATCTGGTGCAGGTCCTTCCCGATGGCGGTGATCAGATCCCGAACCCTCTTCAGCTTCCTCCAGATCAACGGCGCTTCACGCTCCTCTTTAACGGGCCTGTCGATCCAGACCATGTAAAAAATTACATCCGCCTTGAAGTGGGCCAGAGAGAAGGAGCAGGCCAGAAAGAAACAGAAGAAAAAAAGACCTCACCCCCTGAAGCTCCCGGCTTCTCCCTGACCCATCCCCGGCACGAATCGGTTCAGGGAGATCTTAATCTTCGCGCACGCAGCCTGGTGCTGGAACTGGAGGAAGCCCTCCCGGAGAACAGAGAAATCCGGATTATTCTGGAAGCTGGAGCGAGTCCCTTTCCGGGATACATCGCCACAACCGGGGATTCGGTTCACACCTTTCACACCATCACTCCCTTCAAAAAGACCGGTTTCTCAACCCGTTCCTACGCTTTTGCCCGCAGCCCCCAAGGTGACAGCAACCCCCTCTACATCGAGTTCAGCCACCCCCTGGATAAGGATAGTCTCGATGGAAACATCACGGTGAGCCTTGACCTCAAAGACGAGGCTGTGACGGAGTTCCTGGACGTTCATCGACAGATCCTTCGCGTAAACAATCTTCCCGTGGTCTACGAATCGACCTACACCCTCACCCTGGGAGCAAACCTGAGGGACATCTACGGCCGAACCCTGGGCACCCCCCGGGATCTGACGATCGAAGTCCCCCGGGCTACCCGCTATTCTCACTTCCCGAACAGGGGCAGTCGCTTTCTTGAAGCTCAGTTTGAACCGAAGATCATTTTCGAACATCAGAATATCGACGACGGAGTCTGGCTCGCAGCTTCCATCGACGATCCCTTTGAATCCTTTCCGGCAGAACGCCTGGAACCCTACGATTTCAGCGACGTTCCCGAGAACACCCGCTGGTTTGATGTGCTGAATTTGAGTCCCTATCTGAAGGCCAACGGCACAGGCTGGGTAGGACTCTCCTGGAACTTTGCAGAAAAAAATCACCGGGGAGAACGACCTTCCTGGGCCCAGGCGAACCTCCAGTTGCAAGTAACAAATCTTGGCCTGAGCGTTCGCTATGGCTACAACAGGGTCCTGGTGTGGGTGCGGGACCTTCGTGATAACAACCCCGTAGCGGGCGCCATGGTCAGCCTCCTCCCGTCTTCAAGAGAGACTGACCATGGGCACAGGGCCCTCACCGACTCCAGGGGGCTGGCGGCCATTGATATTGCGCCGGGAGTCTTCCGTGGCATCTACACAAACAGGAACGACTGGGATGATTTCATCATCCGCGTGAAGAGTGACTCCGATCTGGTGGAATTCAAGCCGAACCACAGTCATAACGCCTGGGCCCAGGGCATCAGGGCATCCCGAAATCCCGGTGGAATCGAAGACCCTCAACGAGCAACCTTTCTTTTCAACGACCGGGGAATCTACCGTCCGGGAGAGACCATAACCTTTCGGGGAATAGATCGCGATCTGATTCTTGGAGAATACCAGGTCTACCAGGGTGACTACACGATAAAACTCGTTTCCAGCGACTGGCGCGCCCAGGGTGACTACGGTTCGATTTCAGGCATTACCACTGAAAACGGAGGCTTCCATGGCAGCTTTGAACTCCCCCGGGAGATGAACCCCGGATTCTACTACCTGGAATACGCTCGTGAAGGAGCACCAGCTCACGACCGGGAGCGCCTGCCCGTGCAGGTGGCGTATTTCCGCCGGGCCGCTTTCTCAGTGAGCCTTCAGCCTCCTGACTACCAGGTTCTGGCCGGAGAACAGGCCGCAGTGGGCATCTCTGCAGAGTATCTTGCAGGGGGGGCCATGACTGCGGCTCCCTATCACTACGATCTGAGCCGGGAACCGGTAGTTTACCAACCACCGGGCAGAGAGTGGGAGGATTATCGTTTTGGACCAAAGCAACCCCGGACAGGCCGGAGTCATCTTGCCCAGGGCCAGGGACAGCTTGATAATACCGGCCGGGCTCTGGAGCAGATATCCTTCGATTTCTCCGGGACTGCCCGGGGAGTGCCCCAGAAGTACCAGATCGAGGCACGGGTGCAAGATGCCGACAGCCAGGAAATAGCCGGCCGGACCAGCTTTATCGTTCATCCAGCCGAGATCTATGCCGCCATGAGAATATCCCGGAAAACCCGGGGTCACTGGGGCGGTTATTTCGTCGAAGCACAAACCCCCTTCCAGGTAGACCTTCGCCTGGCAAGAATCGACGGCAGTCTTCCCCCGGAGGATTATCCCGGCAAGGATACCTTTGAACTGGAGGTTGTCAGAACCGAATGGAAGATGGTGCAGCAACAGGGCCTGGGCGGGCGCATCCACACCCGCTATGAACCCGAGGAAGTGACCGTCCTTCGCCGGGAGATATCCTTCCGGAATTCTGCCGGTCGGCTGGAACTAAACCTCCCCGAGTCAGGCAGCTATACCCTTCGCCTGGACGGGACCGACAGCCAGGGACGGGCTGTTCTTACCGAACTGGAACTCTACGCCTCGGGCAGCGGCTTTACCCGCTGGGGAGGCGACACGGCCCGTTCCATCCGCCTACAGCCTGACCGAGCCGTGTACCAGGCGGGAGACCTGGCACGGATCTTTGTCCAGACGCCGCTTCCCCGGGGCGAGTACCTTCTGACCACCGAACGGGAAGGTCTTCTCTCTCACGAAATAATCACCATCGAGGGTAGCCAAAGCGTGATCGAGATTCCTCTGGAAGAGGCCCACGTACCGGTTCTCTACGTTATGCTCACCAGCGCCAGCGAACGCCAGGAGACTCCATCAAGTTATTTTGAGCCGGACCTGGGAAAGCCCAGAGGTTACTTTGGCGCGGCCCTGCTGGAAATTGATCCTGATCCGAGGCGATTCGATATAGAGATCAATCCTTCCCGCCAGGGCTACGCGCCGGGCGAAACAGCCCGGGTGCAACTACGTGTTTCCCGTCAGGGTCATCCCCTGGAAGGAGCAGAAGTCACCCTTATGGCAACAGACCGGGGCGTGCTCGACCTGATCGATCATCGGGTGCCTGATCCAGTGAGTTTTTTCTATAATCCCGGGCGATTTCCCCTGGGAACGGCCGGGGCCGACTCGCGATCTCTCCTGATCGACCCCGTCACCTACGACATAACGAGTCTTCAGGGAGGAGAGGCCGGTGCAGGAAAAGGCATGGACCGAAGCGATTTTCGTCCCACGGCGTTCTTTGAACCCTTTCTGACAAGCGACGCCGACGGCCTGATCGAGGTGGACATTAATCTTCCCGATACCCTGACCACCTACCGGCTCACCGCTCTGGGTGTAAAGGATAACACCTTTGCACTGGAAGAGTCCGAATTGCTCGTAAGCAGTCCCCTGCCGATGAGGGCCAGCCTGCCCAGGAAACTCCGAGAGCGGGACACAGCCCGAGCCGGGGTGGTCTTGAGGAATCTTTCGGGCACCTCCAGAAATGTTCGCATCACACTCGATCTCCAGGCCCCTCCCGATGGCGATTCTCCGGCAGGGCTTGTTCTGGATGGAGCCGAAGAAATCACTCTGACCCTGGAGAACAACGAGTCCAGGGAGGTCTCTTTCCAGATCGGCGCTCTCCGACAGGGAACGTACGATCTGGTCTTTGATCTCCATGCCCGAGACATCGAGGGAGATATCTTCCAGGACCGCCTTCGAGCCAGCCTGGAGGTTGAACGGGGGATAACCAGCGAGAGCGTCGCAGTTTTTGGGACAGTGCCCCCGGGAACCGGCGAAGACCCCGGAAAGGTACGGGAGGGTTTTTCCTTCCCCCATGCCGCAGCCCCGGGGTTTGGAGAACTCCGGCTGCAGTTTCACACAACACGGCTGCACCAGCTCTCACGGGAAGTTGCCGCCCTGGATGAGATCTGGCACGTTTCACTCTCTTCACGAATCGCTCGTCTTACCTCACCGCTCCTCCTGGGCAAGGGTTTCACAGAGCTTACCGGAAGAAGAGGGGATCATCAGGAAGATTTGAGAACCCTTGTGGCGGAAATTGAGACCCTCCAGCACAGCGACGGAGGATTTGTCGAGTTTACCGATCTCCTGGCGGGGATCACATCATCGAACCCCTGGACCACTCTGAGAACGGCTCATTTTCTGGCGGAATACACCCGGCTCTACGAGGAAGAACTCCCGCGAGGTTTGGACAAGGAATCCCTGGGCCTGTACCTGGGCCGCCTGGTTCAGGACTCCCGGCAAGATATTCATCTCCGGAGTTATGCCTTTTTTGCAGGATCGCTCCTTCAGGGGACAAGCCTGGGGGCAGCCCGCACCCTGTTGCAAGAAGAGACCGCTCTCGGGATGGATTGCCTGGGGCTGATTGCCCTGGGAGTCCTTCAAAACCCCAAAGATCCCGGTGCAGCAGAAACCATTGCCCGGGATGTTCTGCGAAAAATGATGAATCTCGTGAACATCAGTCCCCGGGGAGTCGAATTTCTTCAGACCTACCAGGCCAGACACTACTTTGACTCTCCTGCCCGCCGGCTGTCGCTTCTCTCTCTATTACTGGAGACCCTGGAGCCCGATTCACCGCATCTGGATCGGGTAGCTCACAGCCTGGTGCAGGAACTTACAGCCCAAAACTGGAGCGGTCGGGACGACCTGCTCTGGGGAGTGAGGGCACTCGCGCGGCCGTTGGCTCACGGCGATACGTCGCACATCGAATCCCCGGAGGAGGAAGCCCTGGGTGTCTCTATCAACGAGACAGAAGTTCTTTCAGCGAAAGCCCCCGGCCTCTACGACGGAACAGACCTCTTCACCTTTCCCCTCCACGAGCCCCCCCTTTCGGCACTGCCCCGGGACACGGAAGTCCCCCTGGAGCTGTTCCTGCAGGGATCGCGGGATCTGCACTATGCGGCGGTTATGACCTATGCCTTACCCGGAGAGATTCTCCATTCCCGCGATGAGGGGCTGGGAGTCAACCGATGGATAGAGACGCTGGAGGGCGAAACCCTTGCGGCTCAGGAACTGCAACGGGGAGAAACCTACCGCATGGTCATACACCTGGAGGCTCCCTCGCAGTACTATAATCTCGCGCTCCGGGCACCCCTCCCATCGGGGGCAGAAGTGATCGACGGGAGCCTCAAGACCAGCGGGCAATACACAGCCCGGGGAGGGATCGAGCAGCGCAGCTGGCAACGGGAGACCCAGTATGGTGACACCCGGGAATACATCGACGAGGGGTATCTCTATCCAGGACCAGACGGATGGCACCACCATTCGCTGCAACCGATCCGCCGGATCTTCGATAGCGAAATTCAATACTACTTCTCCTCTTTTTATGCGGGAAGCCAGACCATCAGCTTTCTTTTCCGGGCTCTTTATCCCGGCATGTATCCCCTGCCCCCGGCCCGGGCTGAACTCCTTCAGGAACCGGAGGTCTTCGGACGAACCGCAGGGACGCTCTCGATCATACAATGA
- the pbpC gene encoding penicillin-binding protein 1C has product MRYRSLNQVRTTKGRPPGKRPSAVPPPLIILLGLAGAVAITLYGFARFSAFPELEEFLRHPLSRDVLDRRGRVLYREDLHDGTRREWTPLEEIPRGVVQAFIAGEDQRFFSHRGVDPLAAIRAAFQNLREKRTISGASTITMQLARIIAPHGGGIRGKALESWNALRLETRLKKQDLLELYLNRIPFGRGAEGVASAAMVYFGRPLETLSPPQAALLSVFPRSPSRYNPQNHPEGLQEAAVLIGRRMNPPQVAAEIQAALDQCASLPRQTGTIRAPHFALRVLREHPQDTTAPPSSRSRLRTTLDMSVQQTAETLAASALAEARDQRLQNAAVLVIENSSGDVLAYVGNTDFFDHSRGGQIDAVRIRRQPGSTLKPFLYALALEQGYTAASILPDIPLALGSYETYIPRNFDHSFSGPVRLREALASSLNIPAVWMVSRLGVGTFVDQLVRLGFDLEPQRTSAGAGIALGSVEVTLEELTRAYTAFINNGRALELRFIPGQGPPESLPGRGCSPATAGIIRDILGDAPSRFRGFGHYSLLRTAYPSFFKTGTANQFSNIWAVGASPEITVGVWMGNVHGQTVQGLTGSSVPARVVVGILDHFSSPGSRFPEIPHVQERWISSISGGEVSADDPYAVLEYFLPGTGPDPDTWHRGPAGEVLYPPEYAPWAQDHRLASRPTPATPGSTWGKPDSTWGRITHPNNGAQYFPDPYLKIDESQALRIEIVGEGSWLGLYKNSVLIKQASPPFRVHQPLSRGRHILELKDQAGEVLDRVHFHVGR; this is encoded by the coding sequence ATGAGGTATCGGAGTCTCAATCAGGTAAGGACCACCAAGGGCCGTCCCCCGGGGAAGCGCCCCTCTGCTGTCCCGCCTCCCTTGATCATTCTTCTGGGGCTGGCCGGGGCCGTGGCGATCACCCTCTACGGGTTTGCACGGTTCTCGGCTTTCCCCGAACTGGAGGAATTTCTCCGGCATCCCCTCTCACGGGACGTTCTTGATCGTCGGGGGAGGGTGCTGTACCGGGAAGACCTCCATGACGGAACCCGGCGTGAGTGGACACCCCTGGAAGAGATCCCCCGAGGTGTTGTGCAGGCCTTTATCGCCGGGGAAGACCAGCGTTTCTTCTCGCATCGTGGAGTAGATCCCCTGGCAGCAATACGAGCGGCCTTCCAGAACCTGCGAGAAAAACGCACCATTAGCGGCGCCAGCACCATCACCATGCAACTGGCCCGAATCATTGCCCCCCATGGGGGAGGAATCCGGGGAAAAGCTCTCGAGAGCTGGAACGCCCTGCGGCTGGAAACCCGGCTGAAAAAGCAGGACCTTCTTGAATTATACCTGAACAGAATCCCCTTTGGACGAGGGGCCGAGGGTGTCGCCAGCGCTGCAATGGTCTATTTCGGCCGCCCCCTGGAGACGCTTTCCCCGCCCCAGGCGGCACTCCTGTCAGTATTTCCCCGCAGCCCCTCACGATACAACCCGCAAAACCACCCCGAAGGCCTGCAGGAAGCAGCCGTCCTGATCGGTCGCCGCATGAACCCGCCCCAAGTCGCGGCAGAAATACAAGCTGCCCTGGACCAATGCGCCAGCCTGCCCCGGCAGACCGGGACGATCAGGGCCCCTCATTTCGCCCTCCGCGTACTTCGGGAACATCCCCAGGACACAACGGCGCCCCCCTCCTCGCGAAGCCGCCTGCGCACTACCCTGGATATGTCGGTTCAGCAGACTGCCGAAACGCTGGCTGCGTCAGCTCTTGCGGAGGCCCGGGATCAACGCCTGCAAAACGCCGCTGTTCTGGTTATCGAGAACTCCTCGGGAGACGTGCTGGCCTACGTGGGCAACACCGATTTTTTTGACCACTCCAGGGGAGGTCAGATCGACGCGGTTCGAATACGACGTCAGCCAGGAAGCACCCTGAAGCCCTTTCTCTACGCCCTGGCGCTGGAGCAGGGATACACCGCTGCATCGATCCTCCCGGATATTCCTCTGGCCCTGGGCAGCTACGAGACCTACATACCCCGAAACTTCGACCATAGTTTCTCCGGGCCGGTCCGCCTGCGCGAGGCCCTCGCCTCAAGCCTGAACATACCGGCCGTGTGGATGGTTTCGCGCCTGGGCGTGGGGACCTTTGTGGACCAGCTGGTGAGACTGGGCTTTGATCTGGAACCGCAACGCACCAGCGCAGGAGCGGGCATTGCCCTGGGAAGCGTTGAGGTCACCCTGGAGGAACTTACCCGCGCCTACACCGCTTTTATCAACAACGGCCGCGCCCTGGAACTCCGGTTCATACCCGGCCAGGGCCCTCCCGAATCTCTCCCCGGAAGAGGTTGCAGCCCCGCCACGGCGGGGATCATCCGCGATATCCTGGGCGATGCTCCGTCGCGATTTCGAGGCTTCGGCCACTACAGCCTCTTGCGCACGGCCTACCCCTCCTTTTTCAAGACCGGCACGGCAAACCAGTTCTCGAATATCTGGGCCGTGGGGGCTTCTCCGGAAATTACCGTCGGGGTCTGGATGGGAAATGTTCACGGCCAGACCGTGCAGGGTCTCACTGGATCAAGTGTCCCGGCCCGCGTGGTTGTGGGTATTCTTGACCACTTCAGCTCACCCGGGAGCAGGTTCCCCGAGATTCCCCACGTCCAGGAGAGATGGATCTCCAGCATAAGCGGCGGCGAGGTCTCTGCCGATGACCCCTACGCTGTGCTCGAGTACTTTCTCCCGGGAACCGGACCGGATCCCGATACCTGGCACCGGGGGCCTGCGGGAGAGGTCCTCTATCCTCCCGAGTATGCCCCCTGGGCGCAGGACCATCGCCTCGCTTCCCGCCCCACCCCGGCGACACCAGGCTCTACCTGGGGAAAGCCGGATTCCACCTGGGGGCGAATTACCCATCCCAACAACGGGGCACAGTACTTTCCGGACCCCTATCTCAAGATTGATGAATCCCAGGCCCTTCGCATAGAGATTGTGGGGGAAGGCTCGTGGCTGGGACTCTACAAAAACTCTGTCCTGATCAAACAAGCCTCTCCGCCCTTTCGGGTTCATCAGCCCCTCTCCCGGGGCCGGCATATCCTGGAGCTCAAGGATCAGGCCGGAGAAGTTCTGGACCGGGTGCACTTTCACGTGGGGCGATGA